Below is a genomic region from Spirochaetota bacterium.
GCCGCCATCGGCGCCTCGGTACAGGTCAAACGCGCGGCGCTTGTGCACATCGTGTTCAACGTGGTGACGGGTGGCATCGTGTACGTGATTTTCACTCCCTTCCTCGCCGCGATCGTAACCGCCTGCGCGGCGGTGGGCATCGACGACCCGGCGATGGTCCTCTCGGCGCATTACAGCGCCCTCAATTTCTTCGGCATCGTGATCATGTACCCGTTTATCCCTCAGATAGGATGGCTCATCGAACGCGCAATACCCGAAAAGGGCGCGCGCCTAACGCGAAATCTCGATATCTCGGTCACCAACGTCGCCTCAGTCGCGATCGAAACGGCGCGGCGCACCGTCATCGGCATCGCCGCCGTCGTCATGGAGTCGCTCAGGCGCATCCTGAACGCCGAGGCGTCATTGCACGGTATCGCCGACGACATGGAGGAGGCCGGGATGGCGCTGCGCGAAACCGGCCGCTTTCTCTCGCGCGTGCGTTCGCAGCCCGAGTCACCCGAGATCCACCAGCGCCACCTTTCGGTGCTGCACTCGGTCGACCACCTCGAGCGGCTGGTCGAAACCTGCCGAGAGGTCGACGAGATGCGAGAGATCGCCCATCACCCGGAGCTGCGCCGCCTCGCGCTCGAGCAGCTCTCGCGCATCGACATGGTGGTTCGCTGGCTCCAGGGCCACACCGACAGCGCCCCGCTCGGTGTCGTCGAGGCCATGTCGCAATCCATCGCCGGCATCCGCCGCGCCCAGCGCGTCGAACTCCTCGCCAGCACCGCGCGCGGCGAGCTCGATCCCGAGGACGCCATGAGCCGCCTCGAAGCCATGCGCTGGCTCGACCGTCTCGCCTACCACGTGTGGCGCGCCATCTACCACCTCAGCGAGGAGCTGCGCGGTCAGGTGCCCGTTCCGCCGGGGACATCGCAGCCGTTGTAGCAGGCGGCCGAAGACACCGGTCGGCCTCGAGTACGGCGCACTATCAACTAACGGATTTGACCAGTCGCAGTACGGAGCCAGGTCGAAAATAAAGCTGTTCAACCTGGGCGATGGAGAGATTTCCGCGCGCCGCGGGGGAGAATATATCTCAACCGCCTAAGACGGCTGTTTCCCCTCGAACCTGTATAACCTGACCGTCGCGCTGGGGATGAGGTACAACGACAACATGGTGAAGGTGATGCTCAACTCCCGCGGCGACCGCCCCTTCCATAGCGTGGACGAGGTGTCGGCGGGAATCCCCACCATAACCCGGTGGAGTCCGATGAAGTTCCTCTTTCTCGATTTCCAGTACCCGCCTTCCCGTAACATCACGGCATGGGCCGGCGTGCGGGCGGGTCCCGCCTTCAGCGCGGAGGCGAAGGCGGCGTTTCAGGGGTGGAGTTTTCCGGTTGTGTGATAATTACGATATATTCTTGACAATCCCTGATTTCATCTCACAATTAGCGACATAATAAGCTTTCGGTTATATAATGTTCGAAAAACTCAAATCCAAAGGCTTCCAGGTTCTGACCCTCCATCACGCCGAAGCGATATTGATGCATGACATGCATCCGGCGGTCGACGAGATCGAATCCGTGTTGTCCGATATAACGATCCCGATCAACGAACTCGTCTACGGCGGTGGCGGTGAAGGGGAGCTGACGCAAAGGATTCGGAAAAGCCTCTCCGAACGGTATGGATGGAGAAAACACAACTTCGAGATTAAAAAAATCGTCGATGGCGTCGAGAAGGAATCGATCTCACACGAAATCGACCACATAAAGAAATTCCCCACCGGCACCTTCGCTCTCGAAATCGAGTGGAATAACAAGGATCCTTTCTTCGACCATGACCTCGAAAACTTCAAACGCCTGCATGCCGACGGCGTTATATCAATCGGCGCGATAATAACCCGCGGACTCACCCTGCACGAGGGCATGCGCGATCTGATTGAAGAATTTGCCGTCGCGAACGGCGCAAACAACATCGAGCGGGTCCGGGAATACTACAATCCCACCGAGCGTCAGAAGGAACTGATCCAGCGATCGGCTTCTTCAAAAGGCTCGTTCGAAAAAGGCTGGGCGCATGTTTTCGTATCCGATAAATTCGGAGAGGCGACCACCCACTGGAAAAAACTCGAGGACAGGGTTAACCGCGGAGTGGGAAATCCCTGCCCACTGCTTCTTATAGGAATCCCGAAGGAAATCGTTGTATACTGAGGTCAGGGCAGGAAGAAAACCATGAGCACGATATACCAGCTGTCGGAAGCGAACCCGTCCGAGGATCTATTAACCAAGGCGCAAGGACCATATTCCACAATCCTCGCCGATCCACCATGGCAATTCCAGAACCGGACGGGCAAGATGGCACCCGAGCACAAACGCCTGCTGCGCTATCCGACCATGGAGCTGAAAGAGATCATGGATTTGCCCGTTAATAAACTTTCCGCCGCCAAATCACATCTATACCTGTGGGTGCCGAACGCGCTGCTTCAGGAAGGGCTCAGAGTGATGGAAGCCTGGGGATTCACGTATAAGACGAACCTGGTCTGGTACAAGGTTCGCAAAGACGGCGGTCCCGACGGCCGCGGAGTCGGGTTCTATTTCCGCAATGTCACGGAACTTGTCTTGTTCGGGGTTCGGGGAAGCATGCGAACGCTTCAGCCCGGGCGCACCATGGTGAACCTGCTTTATACGCGTAAACGCGAGCACTCGCGCAAGCCGGACGAACTGTACTCCATGATAGAGGCGTGTTCCCCCGGGCCCTACTTCGAACTTTTCGCCAGGTTCCGGAGGCCGGGCTGGGACCAATGGGGCAACGAGGATGTCGAAGTTAACTCCTTTCATGGGGTCGCCAAACGGAAAGCGCACGGCGACCCGCAGATGAGACTTTTTGAGAGCCCAAGGGGATATGGAAATAAAAAGGCCAAGTAGTAAAGCGAGACCCTGAAACTGGAACTCCCCGATTTAATCAATAATCCGCCGTCCCGTTAAATCTTCCTTCCCCGCTTCGTCAGCCCGTTCCATAAAAGGCTTCCCACGCTCTGTCCGCCCTCGTAGGGCGTCCCCTCAAGAATCAGCGATTCAACCCTGAGCTTCAGTAAATCCTTCGGCTTCATCGCGAGCGGATTCTTGTTGAGGATCACCATGT
It encodes:
- a CDS encoding MT-A70 family methyltransferase, translating into MSTIYQLSEANPSEDLLTKAQGPYSTILADPPWQFQNRTGKMAPEHKRLLRYPTMELKEIMDLPVNKLSAAKSHLYLWVPNALLQEGLRVMEAWGFTYKTNLVWYKVRKDGGPDGRGVGFYFRNVTELVLFGVRGSMRTLQPGRTMVNLLYTRKREHSRKPDELYSMIEACSPGPYFELFARFRRPGWDQWGNEDVEVNSFHGVAKRKAHGDPQMRLFESPRGYGNKKAK
- a CDS encoding Na/Pi symporter, whose amino-acid sequence is MIATIFGGVGIFLIGMILMSDGLKSLGGDGLRRVLTRFTGGPISGIASGFFVTSLVQASSATILATIGFLSAGLISFTQVIAIIFGANLGTTTTGWLVSLLGFKLSIGLLAMPLVGAGAFLMLLARGKKASLGMVMAGFGMLFLGIATLQSGMEHLAAKVDVAAFPDTRLLGRLILMLIGVAMTIIMQSSSAALVTTLAALHSSAVTLDQAAALVIGQSIGKTSTAVIAAIGASVQVKRAALVHIVFNVVTGGIVYVIFTPFLAAIVTACAAVGIDDPAMVLSAHYSALNFFGIVIMYPFIPQIGWLIERAIPEKGARLTRNLDISVTNVASVAIETARRTVIGIAAVVMESLRRILNAEASLHGIADDMEEAGMALRETGRFLSRVRSQPESPEIHQRHLSVLHSVDHLERLVETCREVDEMREIAHHPELRRLALEQLSRIDMVVRWLQGHTDSAPLGVVEAMSQSIAGIRRAQRVELLASTARGELDPEDAMSRLEAMRWLDRLAYHVWRAIYHLSEELRGQVPVPPGTSQPL
- a CDS encoding BglII/BstYI family type II restriction endonuclease, coding for MFEKLKSKGFQVLTLHHAEAILMHDMHPAVDEIESVLSDITIPINELVYGGGGEGELTQRIRKSLSERYGWRKHNFEIKKIVDGVEKESISHEIDHIKKFPTGTFALEIEWNNKDPFFDHDLENFKRLHADGVISIGAIITRGLTLHEGMRDLIEEFAVANGANNIERVREYYNPTERQKELIQRSASSKGSFEKGWAHVFVSDKFGEATTHWKKLEDRVNRGVGNPCPLLLIGIPKEIVVY